The Pyrus communis chromosome 14, drPyrComm1.1, whole genome shotgun sequence sequence actggaaacaagcaatccaggtcgaactcgattcgctcgTGAAACGTAAGGTATTTGGATCTATCGTTCCTACACCACCACGCGTGAAgcctgttggctacaagtggattttcgtgaggaagcgtaatgagaagaatgaaatagtgcgatataaagcacgcctcgtagcgcaaggcttctctcagcgcattgggattgattacgaggagacgtATTGCCCCATAATGGACGTTATAACATTCCACTACCTAATtaatttggtagtttccgaaaaattGAACATGCAgtttatggacgtggtaaccacGTATCTCTATAGGGATCTAGATACgaaaatatacatgaaagttccagaagaacttccattgactggctcaaatagttctagaccatggAACATTCTCTTAATTAGGTTGAAGAGGttactctacggattgaaacgaTCCAAGCGGATGTGGTATTAACTGTCTgattgaatatttgacaagtcagggttatgtgaacaacgaactatgcccatgcgtgttcataaagaagtcacatttcggATTTGCAATCATTGTAGTTTATGTCAATGACATAAATCTCATTGGGACTCCTGTAGAGCTTAAGGAAATTGCTACACACTTGAAACCAAAATTTGAGTTGaatgatcttgggaaaacttgatattgcctcggcctggagatcgagcattgtttggatgaaatcctagtacatcaattaaactacacccaaaaggtgttgcgtcgttttaatgaggataaagtgaaCCCTTTGAGTACACCCATGATCGTTCGAACTCTAGATGCtcaacgagatcccttccgtccaaaggaggatgaggaagagattttggaacccgaaTTTCATTACCTAAGTGCATTTGggactttattgtacttggctcagtgCACTAGACCTAACATCTCATTTGCTGTGAATCTATTGGGTAGATACAACAATGCGCCCAAATGCAGGCAATGGAATGGTGTTATAGGCATTTTCCGCTACCTCAAAGGTAcaacggatttgggcttgttttatACCCACGAATCTCCAAATGTTGCCACCCTCTATGGTTCTCGGATTGATTTTTGCCTTGTTGGTTACACGGATGCTGGACAtctgtctgacccacatagAGCACGTTCTTAAACGGGTTATGTTTTTACCATTGGAGACActgctatatcttggaggtctacgaAGCAAACGCTAGTTGCAACTTTGTCTAACCATGTTGAGATTCTCGCCCTACATGAAGCA is a genomic window containing:
- the LOC137714374 gene encoding uncharacterized mitochondrial protein AtMg00240-like, producing MIVRTLDAQRDPFRPKEDEEEILEPEFHYLSAFGTLLYLAQCTRPNISFAVNLLGRYNNAPKCRQWNGVIGIFRYLKGTTDLGLFYTHESPNVATLYGSRIDFCLVGYTDAGHLSDPHRARS